One window of Mesoplodon densirostris isolate mMesDen1 chromosome 15, mMesDen1 primary haplotype, whole genome shotgun sequence genomic DNA carries:
- the LOC132503197 gene encoding disintegrin and metalloproteinase domain-containing protein 1a-like, protein MSVAASVTHSASILPSLRKNQVALKEGKIKFQTWAQQKRDLRLGPVPGSSRFSLRILLLLVISLPSLYCDLGSIYYSSYETVTPKSLTVEGREDQVEKLSYVLFMQGQKQLIHLKVKRDYFVNNFPVFSYHDGILGQEMPFISHDCHYEGYIEGVPGSFVSVNTCSGLRGTLIKEGKSYGIEPIHSSKRFEHVLYTMAHEAPVSCSVTSNDSQVAFTSRQQERSKPRSRQVPSYLWSHTKYVEMFVVVDNQRFQMWGSDINETVQRVMDIIALANSFTRGINTEVVLAGMEIWTEGDLIQVPVDLQVVLRNFNSWRQERLFHRVKHDVAHMIVGHNPKEDTGQAFLSGACSSDFAAAVESFHHEDVLLFAALMVHELGHNLGIPHDHSACVCKDKPFGLMRENITKESGFSDCSSDFFYQFLWEHKGACLFNKPGPKGRLRRDSRCGNGVVEEDEQCDCGSDCDNHPCCDQTCRLKENAECSDGLCCVKCQLKYKGFMCRPALGECDLPEYCDGSSGECPIDSYKIDGTTCDRIHYCAGGRCKNPDNQCMDIYGFSARSAPENCYISMNRKGDRFGNCGITNSPRLRYVKCVDDNIFCGKLICTNVRQVPQIKPNHTLIQVAHEDDWCWSMDAYNTTDIPDDGDVHTGTLCAPNKVCVNYSCTDYAVLEYDCKPAEMCNGKGVCNNFRHCHCEAGYAPPDCRGPGDGGSVDSGPPGKPSEIQSGGLGGGSFHHSIEFRNVGKLIFILPSFLLILLLVLIFCITLRALIGSVETLGRTSEDSSEETTSEGFLTEFLPVGLREEESEEKNQEEEAPLPPPEAPPPGEPAP, encoded by the coding sequence ATGTCAGTGGCAGCATCTGTGACACACTCTGCCTCTATACTGCCTTCTCTACGGAAAAACCAAGTGGCCTTGAAGGAGGGTAAGATAAAGTTTCAGACTTGGGCTCAGCAGAAGAGGGACTTGAGGCTGGGGCCAGTGCCAGGATCTTCACGTTTCAGTTTGAGGATTCTGTTGCTGTTGGTGATTTCTCTGCCAAGCTTGTACTGTGACCTGGGATCAATATATTACTCTTCCTATGAAACAGTCACCCCCAAGAGTCTGACAGTGGAAGGAAGGGAAGACCAAGTGGAAAAGCTCTCCTATGTGCTATTTATGCAGGGCCAGAAGCAGCTGATTCACCTGAAGGTGAAGAGAGACTATTTTGTGAATAACTTTCCAGTCTTCAGCTACCACGATGGCATCCTGGGGCAAGAAATGCCTTTCATCTCACATGACTGTCATTATGAAGGCTACATAGAAGGAGTCCCAGGTTCTTTTGTTTCTGTCAACACCTGTTCAGGCCTCAGGGGCACCCTGATTAAGGAAGGAAAATCCTATGGCATTGAGCCCATTCACTCTTCAAAACGGTTTGAACATGTGTTGTACACCATGGCCCATGAAGCTCCAGTCTCCTGTAGTGTCACTTCCAATGACAGCCAAGTGGCATTCACCAGCCGGCAACAAGAGAGAAGCAAGCCTCGCAGTCGGCAGGTGCCATCCTACTTGTGGTCACACACCAAGTACGTGGAGATGTTTGTCGTGGTCGACAACCAGCGGTTCCAAATGTGGGGCAGTGACATCAATGAGACAGTCCAGAGAGTAATGGACATCATTGCTCTGGCCAACAGCTTCACTAGGGGAATAAACACAGAGGTGGTGCTGGCTGGAATGGAGATTTGGACCGAGGGGGACCTCATACAGGTCCCAGTGGACCTGCAAGTTGTACTCAGGAATTTCAATAGCTGGAGACAAGAGAGGCTCTTCCATCGTGTGAAGCATGATGTTGCCCACATGATCGTTGGACACAATCCTAAAGAGGATACGGGGCAGGCATTTCTCAGTGGTGCCTGTTCAAGTGATTTTGCAGCAGCCGTTGAATCCTTCCACCATGAGGATGTCCTCCTGTTTGCAGCACTCATGGTCCATGAGCTTGGGCACAACCTGGGTATTCCGCATGACCATTCGGCCTGTGTTTGTAAAGATAAACCCTTTGGCCTCATGCGTGAAAATATCACTAAAGAAAGTGGCTTCAGTGACTGCAGCTCTGACTTCTTCTACCAGTTCCTCTGGGAACACAAAGGGGCCTGCCTATTTAACAAGCCTGGGCCCAAAGGCCGCTTACGGAGGGATTCCCGCTGTGGAAATGGTGTTGTAGAAGAGGATGAGCAGTGTGACTGTGGTTCTGACTGTGACAATCACCCATGCTGTGACCAAACATGTAGGCTGAAGGAGAATGCAGAGTGTAGTGATGGACTCTGCTGCGTTAAATGCCAACTGAAATATAAGGGATTCATGTGCCGTCCTGCTTTAGGGGAGTGTGACCTCCCAGAGTATTGTGATGGTTCCTCTGGAGAATGCCCCATAGACAGCTATAAGATAGATGGTACAACGTGTGATAGAATTCACTATTGCGCTGGAGGTCGCTGTAAGAACCCTGATAATCAATGCATGGATATATATGGGTTCTCTGCAAGGTCTGCCCCAGAAAACTGTTACATTTCAATGAACAGAAAAGGGGACCGGTTTGGAAACTGTGGTATTACCAACTCACCTAGGTTAAGATATGTGAAGTGTGTAGATGATAATATATTTTGTGGGAAACTTATATGTACAAATGTTAGACAGGTACCACAAATCAAACCAAATCATACACTGATCCAGGTCGCTCACGAAGATGACTGGTGCTGGAGCATGGATGCCTACAACACTACTGATATCCCTGATGATGGAGATGTACACACTGGCACTCTTTGTGCTCCAAACAAAGTCTGTGTAAATTACTCTTGTACTGATTATGCTGTGCTCGAGTACGACTGCAAACCAGCAGAAATGTGTAATGGGAAAGGAGTTTGCAACAATTTTAGGCACTGCCATTGTGAGGCTGGCTATGCTCCCCCTGACTGCAGAGGTCCAGGAGATGGTGGTAGTGTAGACAGTGGTCCACCTGGCAAACCAAGTGAAATTCAAAGTGGAGGTTTAGGTGGCGGTTCTTTTCATCATAGCATTGAGTTTAGAAATGTTGGCAAGCTAATTTTCAtactcccttcatttcttttaatattgttgttagttttaatattttgcaTTACCCTCAGGGCTTTAATTGGTTCAGTAGAGACCCTAGGGCGTACCTCGGAGGACAGTTCAGAGGAAACCACTAGTGAGGGATTCTTAACAGAGTTTCTACCAGTGGGGCTACGGGAGGAGGAGTCAGAAGAGAAGAACCAAGAAGAGGAGGCCCCCTTGCCGCCGCCGGAGGCCCCACCACCAGGAGAGCCAGCACCATAA